One window of Papaver somniferum cultivar HN1 chromosome 9, ASM357369v1, whole genome shotgun sequence genomic DNA carries:
- the LOC113312921 gene encoding uncharacterized protein LOC113312921, translating to MDVKNAFLNGELQEEVYMRPPPGLDHAPNKVCKLRRALYGLKQAPRAWFEKFSSAILQYDFTQSYYDSAMFTRSSNKGIVILLLYVDDMVITGSDNEGIRDLKNHLSTCFQMKDLGTLSYFLGIEVSKSADGYFVSQAKYAYEIIARSGITDAKVTDTPLEVNVRHGPSDGKLLSNPTLYRQLVGSLNYLTITRPDISHAVHIVSQFMSAPRSTHYVVVLRILRYLKGTLYQGLQFSSKSKLILRAYSDSDWAGDVTDRRSITGYCLFLGDSLISWRSKKQTVVSRSSAEAEYRALAHTTSEIIWLRWLLSDMGVVISTPTPLFCDNKAAIQITHNDVFHERTKHIEIDCHFTRHHFKHETITLPHVSSKFQLADLFTKSHPTPRLKFLLSRLKMSSAPS from the coding sequence atggatgtgaaaaatgCATTTCTTAATGGGGAATTGCAAGAAGAAGTCTACATGCGTCCTCCTCCTGGATTAGATCATGCTCCAAATAAGGTGTGTAAACTTCGTCGAGCTCTCTATGGACTGAAACAAGCtcctcgtgcttggtttgaaaaATTCAGTAGTGCAATTCTTCAATATGACTTTACACAGAGTTACTACGATTCAGCAATGTTTACACGATCATCAAACAAAGGTATTGTTATCCTTCTATTGTACGTAGATGATATGGTTATCACTGGCAGTGATAATGAAGGTATCAGAGATCTTAAAAACCATCTAAGTACATGTTTTCAAATGAAGGATCTTGGTACACTCAgttattttcttggtattgaggtGAGCAAGTCAGCTGATGGTTATTTCGTTTCTCAAGCTAAATATGCATATGAAATCATTGCACGCTCTGGAATTACTGATGCTAAAGTTACAGACACTCCACTAGAAGTGAATGTCAGACATGGTCCTTCAGATGGAAAGCTTTTATCCAATCCAACATTATATCGACAATTGGTAGGAAGTCTGAATTACTTAACCATTACTCGACCTGATATAAGTCATGCAGTTCATATTGTAAGTCAATTCATGTCAGCTCCTCGTTCTACTCATTATGTTGTTGTTCTTAGAATACTTCGTTATCTCAAGGGAACCTTATATCAGGGGTTGCAGTTCTCATCTAAATCTAAACTTATTCTTAGAGCATACtcagattcagattgggcaggGGATGTTACAGATAGGCGATCCATTACAGGGTACTGCTTGTTCTTGGGAGATTCTCTTATATCTTGGAGAAGTAAGAAGCAGACTGTTGTATCTCgttcaagtgctgaagcagaatatcgagCTCTAGCTCATACTACTTCTGAGATCATATGGCTTCGATGGTTACTCAGTGACATGGGAGTTGTCATTTCTACGCCTACACCTCTATTTTGTGACAACAAAGCTGCAATTCAAATTACTCATAATGACgtttttcatgaaagaacaaaGCATATAGAGATTGACTGTCATTTTACAAGACATCACTTTAAGCATGAAACAATTACTCTTCCTCACGTAAGCTCAAAATTTCAATTGGCAGATTTATTCACCAAGTCACATCCTACTCCTCGACTAAAGTTCTTGCTTTCCAGACTCAAGATGAGTTCAGCACCATCTTGa